TGTTCTGTAACGCTTCTTCTAAGTGTTGTCTGCCTTCAGCACTCAGCTCCCCCATTTCGTCCTACGGTACCCCTATCAAAGGATTTAAAATATTTGATTGCTTTTTGCATATGGACTATAGATATTACCAATAATGAGATGAGGGAGATCTACTACAGCCCGTTCTGTTCGCACCTGTAGTGCGCAGTGATTCCACGGGAATAAACAGCTAAAGAACCGAGTTTCAACAGAGCTACGTATTCTAAAACGACCCCTCCGGAGTATTTTTTCGCCCCGAGATGGGTGCGGGGCGATCGAACTGCCCCGAGATAGCGAATGACTACTGAGCGACAGCACCCACGAGACCGTGGAATTGATCGGACACCAACTCACCGGCACCCCTCCAAGCAACCCTGGGCTGGCCTCAAGTTACGCGTTCCGAACGACCGAAGTCGGGAGTCACTCATCTCATTCGTTGAGTGTGCTCTCGTCGAACTCACGCATGCAGACGTCGGTGCCGAGTATCGATCGTCGAACATTTGGGGAGTTAAACTGACGCAGTACATCGCTGCCGATACGGTTGGCGAGAGATTCAAGAAGCGCCATTATGACGAACGGCTCGGCTGGCACGAACAGACGATGTCCCAGCAGGACGTGCGTGATGAACTACTCAACCGCCTCGAACGGCCCGCGTCACTGGCGACGAACCAGAGTCATTCCTATCCTGTTGAAGAACCAGATACGTTCAGGGTGAAGCCGACGTGGCAACTTCGAATGGGTCGACGGCCCAGCAAGAGGTAATCACGAGCCGTCGGTACTCCAGCCTGTTGTTGAATATCGGTCACTGACTCCAGTTCCTATCTTCTAAACTCTATTGAATTTATTAGATCCTGGTATATTTGGCACCGTCCGCGGTAAGTACAGAGGATGCATGCAGCAAAAGCCAGTGGTCGTTTCAGGTGATGAAGTGTGAGCTGAGCCGTTACGACGAGTGGTATCTAGCCGGGCCTGAGAAGTGATCAGACCCAGAATCGACCTTCGAGATACTCGCTTCGGTCGGGCGAAACCAACAGGCGACACGCAGAGTCAGCGGTGCTCGGAGGCATGGACGGGCGCCTCGGGTACTTCGATTTCTTCGCTGGCGAAGGCGGCCAGCGAGCGCTCTGTCACGTCCGAGGCGAACGCGAACTCGTCGCGCAGGTCGGCCACGTAAGCCTTGCCGCGAATCGTCCGATAGTAGGACTCGTCCTCGACTAGGACCGTGAACGAGTGGTCATCGTCGACGTAGACGTACTTCGAGGTCACCATGGCTTCCCTGACGATCGCACTCGCTCTATCGACGTCGGCAGCGGCGGTGACCGCGAGTTCGACGACGACCATCATCTGCGGGGTGCCGTCGTTGGCGTTCGAGACGTTCGAAGTGAACATCGTTCCGTTCGGGATACTAACGGCGCTGTCGTCGGGCGTCCTCAGCGTTGTCGCCCGAAGGTCGATGTCGGTTACCTCGCCGTAGTCGTCGTCGATGGCGATCTTGTCGCCGACCTGATAGGGACGCTCGGTGACGAGCACCAGCCCACCGACTATCGCCGCGAAGAGGTCCTTCAGGCCGAGCCCCAGAGCCGCCCCGAACAGTCCCGACACTGCGAGCAACTGTGCGGCCGATAGTTGAAGCAACGGTCCCAGGATCAGATACGCCGCGGTTCCGTAGATGAGAACCCGCGCGACCGGAATGAAAATCTTGATCGTAACCCCCCGACGGGGAATGCGCTCGACGGCCGCCGTGAGCACGAACCTGACTACCTTGGTTGCCAGGTACGCAGCTACGAGCACGCCCACCATTCTCGTGAGTGTCTCCTGGGCTACCCCCAGGTCTACCAGCGTCTGGAGCACGGTCACAGTATCCGCCCCAGTTCGGTCGCCGGCGCGGCAGCCGGCACTGCCGCCGGTACCAGTTCCACGATATCGTCCTCGACCGTGACGAGGCCGTCGCGCGAGAGGCGTCCGAGAACCCGGTCGAGACCGTCAATAATGCCCGCGAGCTGTGCCCGGTTGACCCTCTCTTTCGCGAGCACGATCCGCAGACAGAACGCCTCCTCGCGGTCCAGATCCGGGTCGGACGCGGGGACGGTCACGTCGCTCGGGCGCACCTTCGGCCCCTGTCGGGTCTCCCAGATCGCCGTGGCGACGCCGAGGTTCCCGTTTGAGACCGCAGCGAGGCGGCCGAACGTTACGTCCTTTGGATCCAGATTTCTCTCCGAAAACAGGTTCTTGACTGCAACTGGGCTCAGCATAGGAATCGGCACCGATACCGACCAGTCCCGCCAGCCAATCTCGTGGCGCGTCGTGATGACCAAGCCGCCCTGCTCGGGGTCGTCTGCGACGAACGCCGGCATCACGTCATACCGATCTAGCACGAGTTCCGCAATCCGTTCTGCGGGAAGGAGCTGGATCTCAACAGTGACGGGAAACTCCCGGTCGAGGGCC
This genomic stretch from Natrinema sp. HArc-T2 harbors:
- a CDS encoding mechanosensitive ion channel family protein, which translates into the protein MTVLQTLVDLGVAQETLTRMVGVLVAAYLATKVVRFVLTAAVERIPRRGVTIKIFIPVARVLIYGTAAYLILGPLLQLSAAQLLAVSGLFGAALGLGLKDLFAAIVGGLVLVTERPYQVGDKIAIDDDYGEVTDIDLRATTLRTPDDSAVSIPNGTMFTSNVSNANDGTPQMMVVVELAVTAAADVDRASAIVREAMVTSKYVYVDDDHSFTVLVEDESYYRTIRGKAYVADLRDEFAFASDVTERSLAAFASEEIEVPEAPVHASEHR